Sequence from the Zeugodacus cucurbitae isolate PBARC_wt_2022May chromosome 2, idZeuCucr1.2, whole genome shotgun sequence genome:
ATATCATGAGATTTACAGCTTAATAGACATAGGAGAAGCCCCATTTGAACTAATTCAGTACATTTCCATGTGAAGATGTTACGGATTAGTCAGTCTTAATTGTTGTCTTTTCATATAATACAActttacacacaattttactCACCAAGCTGAaagaattcacaaaaaatttgctttaatgACAAAAATCCGGTTGAAAGCGAACTATTATTAGTATACAACTTAACTACTACGCATGCTATTTATAAATTGCTTGGGAGTCGTAGTAGCATCAGAATAACTGTACTTTTGTTTAGACCTAGAAAATGTGATCAGATCTCAGCTaaacaaataagaacaaaagAAACACTTTTGCACAGCGAATAATTGTTaggtaaataaattattaagaattAAATCCAAAGACAAGTAAATAGAaatccaaacacacacacaaatactggAACTTTTTGGAAAATCGCGCGCACACCCACGCCCACATTGGGTTAGATATTGTAAGAAAggcagtaaaattttattcacgTCGCGTCTTAAAGCATTTGCGAAAGTAAAagtcatattgttgttgttgtgtgcttaTTTAATCTTTCTTGTTTCAGCCACTGCTTATGCTGTCTTTTATTGTATGACAACAGTGGTAGAACCATGCATTTTGGCGAAAGCACACAGTGTGGTGTTTATGGCAAAGAacgtgatttaaaaaaaaaaggatcaaaatatttaaaacgaaatataaaatcatatgtcacatatatatttggtgcaggaaccgctttaagcgattatagccgagtccacaacagcgcgccattcttttctacttttgacagtttggcgccaagtgaagccaggtccttctccacctggtccttccatcggagtggaagtctccctcttcctcggtttccaccagcgggtactgcatcgaacactttcagagctggagtgttttcaccTAGGCAGCGTagcaatgtcgtcgtataaatcgcacAGCTCATCGtaccatcgtctgcggtattcgccgttgccaatgtttagaggactataaatcttgcgcaaaacctttctctcgaaaaccctaagagtcgtctcatcggatgttgtcatcgtccacgcttcagcgccacgggaataatgagcgacttgtagagtttgatttttttcttttcaattgcctactcagtataagtagcacctgttggcaagagtgattctgcgttgtatTTTGAGGCTGACCTTGTTGGCGTTGTTAACGCTGGTACCCAAGTAGAGGAAACTATCTAcgatttcaaagttatgactgtcaacaggatatgtaaattaattataatattactgAGCAAATATTAGATACGATAATTACGAAGAAGCTTAATACAAGTACAATAATCAAACAAGTTCAATTGCATATTAGAACTCCACATAGATAATAACCCGACAGTCGGCATAAATACCAGATagatagatataaaaaaaaatatttacgccACTCTGGCCACTAATCTCCTGTACACGAAACACTGTGCTTCAGCGGTAtctttgtttatatttgcttaCGCAGCAGCTGTTAACAAACGGCATAAGTCGGCtgtaaatgtataaaaactGTTGCTGATCTACTAATGTTTGAAAGTTTTGGGTGTCATTCGGATATACAGCGTAGCAGACCGCGTTCTACAGCAGTTAGACGAGCCTGTGTGAGACTGgtgtaaaaatcaaaaattcttaGTTCTACAAAACGGCGTTAATTTAGTAAAGTATTAGTaataaaatcaaagcaaaatgGGTCAGCCTCAAATGGATTTTGATGCGGTTTTGGAGAAGTGCGGCAACTTCGGACGCTTTCAGTTCCTCATATTATTATGTTTCGCGATGACGAATATCCTTTCGTCGATGCATTATTTTTCACAGACGATAATTAGTTTTACACCGGAGCATTGGTGAGTTGGTGAAGGATATTTCTTGCAATTAGTGTTACTTATGGTGATAAATTGGAAATGTGAATTTCAGAAcatcttaattaaatattaactgTGAGATGTTAAGTAATCGAGATTGTTAAAATTCAtccattaaaaattcaaattaattgtgATAATGAAAATTCCAGTGTGAGATAAGCGCACACAGGACCACAGGATCTGTTGCCAGTATTAAGCCTACTTACCTGtaacttcatttttttatttaaatttatttttctaaatttatatcaGGTGCTATCATGAGAAATTGGCCAACGTCAGCTTTGACGAAATTCGCGCGGTTTACGCACAAACTGAGAGTCCTCACTGTACACTTCTCGACGATGTAGTCGATGGCAAGGCCATAGTTGCGGAAGTTGGTCAATGCAGACAATGGATCTACGAATATGAGAGTGGATACAGAAGCGTCACCTCGGATGTAAATATTTAGTCGAGTTTATATCTAGATAAATGTGTGAAGAAATCTGTTTACGTATACGCTTTCAGCTCAATTGGGTGTGTGATGACGCCTTTCAGTCGGCTGTCGGTCAATCGCTGTACTTTGTGGGTTCCGTTACAGGAACAGTGTTTTTTGGATTCTTAGCCGATAAAGTTGGACGTCTGCCTGCAATGCTTTGCACAACTTTCACTGGCGCTTTTGGTGATTTTCTGACAAGTTTTGCTAATAATTTGCCAACATTTGCGCTATTCCGTTTCATATCCGGCTTATCCACAGACACCTTGTTCTATCTCATGTACATAATGGGTACGTTGTATGAAAAATAATCTGAGTTTGTAATGTGTTGTTCATAATCTTGTTTGTAGTGTTTGAATACTTGAGCCCACAGAAGCGTACACTCGGCTTGAACCTGATAACCGGTGTGTTCTATTTCATCGGTTTGGCACTCTCACCATGGTATGCGCTTTGGTCCGGTTCGTGGCGTAATTATTTGTACATCGCTTCCGTGCCCGCCTTGATTGCAATCGTTTACCCGTTTCTGATTTGTGAGAGCGCACAGTGGCTGATCGCAACACACCGATATGATCGCACCGTCAAATGTCTGAAACATGTTGCCAAAGTCAATAAGCGCGAAGTGAAAGACGAAGTATTCGACGAGTTCTTGGCGTATTATCAGAAGAAGGAAAGTGATGAGCGAAAATTGAAGACCACCAAGGACACCTTCTGGGGCATGTTCCGCACACCACGCTTGCGCAAATTCACCATTATAATGGTTATCAAATCGTAAGTAACTGTTGACacagttaataaattaattatttaacaattttctcTTCCCTCGGATGCTTTCTTCCCACAGCATGATCATCTCGCTCGCAGTTGATGTTGTCAGTAAGAATATGGAGGGCATGGGTACCTCACCATTTCTACTCTTCTCAGCTACTTCGGTGGTGTATATTATTGGTGGTTTTAGTATTATACTGCTACAGAATCGTATCGGTCGTAAAGGAATGGCTTTCAGCACATTACTTCTAAGCGCAATTATTGTTGCGGTTACTGGTTTTCTGACAGCCATACTCGACACCGACCAGCATTCCACTATTCTAGCCATTATGGTTGGTCTCGGCCGATATGGCGCTGTAGTAAGTTACGAGGCGGAGGCTCAATACGCTTCCGAATTTATACCGACCTCAGTACGCGGTCGTGGCATGGCCAATATACATGTTGCCGGTTTCGGTTTCACCAGCCTTAGTTCATATGTGATATACTTGGGCTATTTCTACAAACCACTGCCGTCCATCTTTGTCGCCATAATATTGTTTTTGGGTGCAATCTTATGTTTGACGCTACCCGAAACGATGAACCAGTACgtaacaatatataataatgtctgactattaataatatttcaaacggATAACTATTTGTTGTGTTTGCAGGAAATTGCCCGAGACCTTGAAAGATGGCGAGGAGTTTGCGCGACACCAACGCTGGTACTACTTCCCATGCTTCGATAGGAAGAAGGAGTGCAAAGATGCTGAAATCAGCGATAGAACCTAGGGTTCAACTAGTGTGCGTGTGTATTTGGGATTTTATtagatgaaatttaaattttacatcaCAGTTCAGACGAAGATGACTGTCAAAAATGTGTGCTATGATATATTTATAGGAACTGTTGAAACTAAAATTATACACtattttattgtgtttattttatgttaattattgTGTGCCTTGTTGAGCGTGTATATTGCAATTTGGTTTACTTCTTTAtaagtgtttaataaaaaatgttaagatATAGTACATGGTGATTTTTTctagtaaaaattataaatatttaaagacaatTAGAAAGACTGCGCTAACCGCACAGGTGCTGTGCTCTTTTGAAGAAACATGTCTTTGgttcttctcttcttcttctttactggcGTAAAAACGGctaacgcggttatagccgagtccacaacagcgcgccacgcatctctccttttggcagtttggcgccaattggtaataccaagtgaagacaggtccttctccacctggtccttccatcggagtggaagtctccctcttcctcggcttccaccagcgggtactgcatcgaaaactttcagagctggggcactttcgtccattcgaacaatatgacccagccagcgtaggtTCTTTTCTTGCTCTAgtgtaatttaaatttgcttataCTTTCTTCAAGCCGCGCCTAAGCGTTGAATTGATCAGAAGCTTTGAAGAAATAGCGTGATATAAGAAGGAGAAATTCTAGGAAGGGTTCCTCGAAATattttgcttatatatatatatatttggcgtaggaaccgctttaagcgattataaccgaatccaccagagcgcgccactcattcctcctttttgctttttggcgccaactggaaacaccaagtgaagccaggtcactttgcacttggtctttccaccggagtggaggtcgtcctcttccgcggcttcctccagcgggtactgcatcgaatactttcagagctggagtgttttctttcatccgtacaatatgacctagccagcgtagccgctgtctttttattcgctgaactattgtcgtcgtataaatcgtacagctcatcgttccatcgtccgcggtattcgccgttgccaatgtttagaggaccataaatcttgcgcaaaaccattctctcgaaaacccgtcgtctcatcggatgttgtcatcgtccatgcttcagcgccatacatcaggacgggaataatgagcgacttatagagtttgattttggttcgtcgagagaggactttacttttcaattgcctactcagtccaaagtagcacctgttggcaagagtgattctgcgttggatttcaaggctgacattgttggtgttgttgatactggttcccaggtatacgaaattatctacaacttcaaagttatgactgtcaacagtgacgtgggagccaagacgcgagtgcgctgactgtttgtttgatgacaggagatatttcgtcttgtcctcattcaccaccagacccatacgcttcgcttctttatctagtctggaaaacgcagaacaaacggcgcggttgttgcttccgatgatatcaatatcatcggcatcggagctgtacactcttgtagaagattgtaccctctctatttagctctgctctctatttgcttgcttttgttgttatagcgGTTTATAGATTTCATCACGGATTTTGGGGAATTCTAACGAATCCATGAAGTCCAAGACCGCGACTCCATGTTACCAAGATTCGGTTTTATGAAATACAGACCCACTTCATGGTCAAATTCAATACtgtattggaagaaaacattaATCCTCAACTTCATTTTGAGAATTATTTTCCGGTTAGGTAAATTCTttccaaaatatgaatatcctTTTATCTGGGAATATAGGCGTTTAGGAATTTAGTTTTCAGTAAGCAGTATGGATCTGGCGTAATCTTATGCGCTGTTCACATTTTATTCAGATATCAcaaactataaaatattgtgAACCAGTTGGATTAGAACTGACGAGCAAACAGTTAGACGGGCTTCACTATCTATAGAATTTTACTATCGTATATTATGGTATATTCTTGTATATTTACTATGGTATATTCTTGTAGAGAGCAACTGTTATTTCAGCCGAATCGAACAAGGCGTAGACATCTCAAAAAACTGTCGGCGGGATGGATGCCGTTTTTTCTCACTCCGACTGACTTAAATCaaaatgtttgcatttattttgcattagcTTGTGATGCTAGTGTGAGTAAGTACACCGACTACCAATCAGTTAACCCCAGctctatgtaaatatgtagctTAAATATTAATGTATGAGTACATAGGTGcgcatatttataaacaaatttaagaaaGCAAAGTGCAAAGAAGGCAAGCAAACAAACACTACAACTAAGTGTTTAAGAAAACGTTAAACtaaaaagtaataacaacacAGTGGTGTACGAGGAGAAAGCTGAAGGAGAAAGAATGTTGAAATGGCGGGAAAAACGTTGCTGAAACTGCGCATTGAATGCACGCCAACACTGCTCCTCagttatttacacacatacatatgtacacctaACTACAACACTTTCAAAGTTATGCCAAGCATTTGTGTTGCTGTGTGGAAGGTCATGCGGAGCACACATGCACTTACGTTTCTTAAACTTTACTTAGCATTATGATGGTGGCATAACAAACAAGCGCTCACACATAGCTACGATAAAAGCAAGAGCAGCGTACATATAACAGTAAAAGATATACAGTTTGTTTGCTTGTGcttgtgaaatgtgaaaatgtggATATGCTTTCTAAAATGTCACGGTTGGTAGCCTACTTTTCGGCGCTTAAATTTATCCgccacatacatgcatacatatgtgtgtgtatggacATGGgtggtgtgtatgtatttgcccACATATGCCGTTATGCGCTGCGCTACAAAAATTTGTCAAGTTCATTGGTTGCTGAGTGCCAAGTGCGCGCAATGAAGCGGCATATTGCTTTGCCTTGCAGCCAGCTTTATTTGCAACATTATGAAATTCTAAATACACAGTCATACGTAAATGCGTGTGCTTCTGAAGTGTAGAAGGTGGGAACGAATGTTGTGAACTAGAAAATGTGTTCATGTGTTCATGTTCATATCTGcaatacatatttgcattttgttATGCATTTATTACTTTGTTATGCACTCATATACGTTTAAGGACTCACTCAGTATACATAAGGATAGTAGGTGCATTGCTCTTCGGGGcagttgaaatgaaataattctaTGGAAGGTCACATTGAAGACGTGAAAATTTAAGTTAAAGCAGATAGCTTTGGCTAATACatcaaaaaatttatagaaattatttattcgtgTAGGTTGTGTCGTTTCACCCATTTTGGTACCAAATCTTGCATATTTACTTTACTTTCCTGTCTTTCCTGTCTTTTGGTTActttaaatactatttattattatcactcaactactaaacaaaattaaaacaagtaaggaagggctaagttcgggtgtaaccgaacattttatactctcacaatttatttatttaactttatttatattatataatacacaatttacccacatattcgtcatatatattgtataaatatatatatatatatgtatatatatagccgAAAGCCTATCATGCTAGCGCTGCgtactttagtttatttaataatttgtttattatgtaagctttaataaaataaaaaaaaaaataaaaaaaaaaaaaataaaaaaaaatattgtataaagtccattgaaagttggaaaccataatattaggttagaagcaccgaggtcctcatgttcgatatatagggccttgaaaacctatggtccgatttcggcgatttttagaaatatactgccacactataaacatagcatttgtgcaaagctctgcagagatatcttcactagtgcttactttatatattgtaaagtaagcgattcagatagtcttcaaagttctggtatataggaagtaggcgtggttgtgatgcgatttggcctattttcacaacatatcattggagtgtaaggaaactattacaaaccaagtttcattgaaatcggtcgagtagttcctgagatatggtttttgacccataagtgagcgacgccacgcccaatgagttaacccacttttaataattttcaacctaacctttatatgggaggtgggcgtggttattatccgatttcatggtgtgtgattaTACGATATGATTATAGTTAACATCATACAAagattatttaaattcaatataagTTAAGTATAAGTTAAGTTTTTCACTGACGCTGCGGGAATATATTTGCTGCAGCGAAGTATTTGGCTGCATGGGTTACACTTGGATTATCTGCCTACTTATGATAACGGCTTTTATCTTTTGTTATCAAAACAAACATGAACAAATAAAGGGGATTGTGTGGCGACATGTGAACGCGCCAAATACAAGTGAATATAAGAAATATACGCGTTTTACGATTTCAGACTAGTCTAGAGATTGAACTAGTGAACTGTGAAAGAAGATGATGAATGAAAGAACGATTTGAAAtgtatcatatatattttttttctgtcaGATTATCAGTATATatcttttatttagaaaattatataatttcctaCATTGCACAGCCTTGAATAACTTAGAAAATAAGCTTGCTCCTTTCCAAatctataaacaataattatgtatatagatgATACTGAAGAGCTTATCAATACGCATCAACCAAAAGTCAattgtgataaaaaaaaataattttagattaTAGTAACGTAATTTTGGGGCAATGCTTTATGTATAAGTTACGTCGCATCAGACACATCAATCACacataaaattcaaatgaatgAATGTGGATTTTAAGATAAATGACTCTAACCGTTGTATTGCCCATATAAGGTATGGGTACTACGATGTAGTTCAAATAATAATgatattgtaaaaaaacgttttgCTTTGGCTTGCAAAATCTTTATATCCGTTATACCACAAGATTTATAACTTAATAGCGATAACAATATCAAAGTTCTACTTAACTCAAGTCGGAACATTTCCATAAGGGAGATTCTTTTAATTAGCTCTGTCGTTATTGAGTACCTTGCCATATATGGGCACACATTTGATATCACTATCTTACAATTTTCTCACCTAGCAGACACAATTCACAACAAATTATCTTCAATTAGATAGCTATCTTATGCATGTATGAATGAGTGCAGTGTTCACGGAATGGCAGAAATCCAGTTCAAAGATACCTATTAGGATTAAACCACACTCACTTGAACACCTACGCACCAATTAGGTTagatattaaataagaacaccATAATTGTATAATTGATAAGCATAAAAAACGCTAGTGAAAGTAAAAGtcttgttgttggttttattttaatttatctttttgttttaattggcGCTTATGTTGGTATTTAGTGTATTACAACAAAGacacaacaataaattttgGCGAATATGCACAGTGTGTCGATTTTGACAACGACAATGTGTCCTtgccaaattttcaatttttaaattttagaatattttaaaatttacaatcttttagtaaaaattgtataatatattgtacataATAAGGCATTGAAGGTTCCACCGCTTATTGCTACTCAATCGATCGAGTTTTGTTTAAGAGTAACCAACAAAGTGGAAATCAGATTTCCTTGAAGAAGATTCtgccacaaataaaataatacacaacCGCTCTTTAGTTCatctttctaaaattaaaaataatttgatttataaaattaataaataaaaatcacattcaaagtaaaataaaatattgagagCACTAGAAGAAActagcaattaaaaaaataaaattttcaacccTAGTTCTGATCTGAAATCACCTGTGCACGAAACACTGTGCGGCGGCGGCAACATTGTTTATAATTGCTCACACAGCCACTGTAAGCAACCAACCGGCATATAGGTGTACTATAAACGTATAAAAGCTGATGCTAATTTTGACCCCGTACTGCATAGTTAAAGCGAGCGTGGGCAAAAGgtctaatttcttcaaaaagaCCTTAAACTAGTAAAAGTCACagcagttattaaaaaaatataagcaagATGCCATCGCCAATGGATTTTGATGCTCTTTTGGAGAGGTGTGGCAACTTCGGACGTTTTCAGTTCATCATATTGTTATGTTTCGGAGCAACGAATATCCTTTCGTCGATGCATTACTATACGCAAACGATGATCACTTTCACACCGGAGCATTGGTGAGTTGCTGAaggattttttttgttgaaaatatcttGGGAGTTAATGTTGCTTGTGGTGTcttttaaaattgcaaatgtgCGTTTCGAAAAATCTTAAttcttaaacaataataataaatccttAAACTATTTTCGCCTACACATCACTTATACACAAGAAGTGttccaatttcaatttaatatacatgtaacctcattttttgtgtttaatttaaattcatacTTCTGAATTCCCACCAGATGCTATCATGAGAAATTGGCCAACAGCAGCTTTGACGAAATTCGCGCGATTTATGCACAAACTGAGAGTCCTCACTGCACACTTCTCGACGATGTGGTCGATGGCAAGCCCATAGTTGCGGAAGTGGGTCAATGTCAGCAATGGATCTATGAATATGAAATGGGATATAGAACCATCACCACTGACGTAAGTTAAAAGTTTTATCGTGAAGTGTCTGAGTGACAGTCTCACTGTGTAACTCAGGTCCTAATTGAACTAATTATTGGTAACCAGTAAACCATGTAGTCAAAATCTAATATAAATTCCTTTAGACTTCATTAAGATTTCA
This genomic interval carries:
- the Orct2_4 gene encoding organic cation transporter-like protein, which encodes MGQPQMDFDAVLEKCGNFGRFQFLILLCFAMTNILSSMHYFSQTIISFTPEHWCYHEKLANVSFDEIRAVYAQTESPHCTLLDDVVDGKAIVAEVGQCRQWIYEYESGYRSVTSDLNWVCDDAFQSAVGQSLYFVGSVTGTVFFGFLADKVGRLPAMLCTTFTGAFGDFLTSFANNLPTFALFRFISGLSTDTLFYLMYIMVFEYLSPQKRTLGLNLITGVFYFIGLALSPWYALWSGSWRNYLYIASVPALIAIVYPFLICESAQWLIATHRYDRTVKCLKHVAKVNKREVKDEVFDEFLAYYQKKESDERKLKTTKDTFWGMFRTPRLRKFTIIMVIKSMIISLAVDVVSKNMEGMGTSPFLLFSATSVVYIIGGFSIILLQNRIGRKGMAFSTLLLSAIIVAVTGFLTAILDTDQHSTILAIMVGLGRYGAVVSYEAEAQYASEFIPTSVRGRGMANIHVAGFGFTSLSSYVIYLGYFYKPLPSIFVAIILFLGAILCLTLPETMNQKLPETLKDGEEFARHQRWYYFPCFDRKKECKDAEISDRT